In Asanoa sp. WMMD1127, one genomic interval encodes:
- a CDS encoding DUF5925 domain-containing protein has product MLDGRIPSGGAGEHTGPLGRILHFDDMDVPSDVVDALALSSFVSGDQPWARTKRLDRVRADASLLPAGAKLARVAVDEGRDARLAIGEGWTVRAVRWRTGGASVTVTATTEDLAESVLAECVAGAAEPPKVDTSEVEIGFWHQSQMGPTRTARNVACDEWTAIRDNYEKTAGEAIDRLTDLTPATVNGRLLIMHGSPGTGKTTALRALARAWRDWCQVDFVIDPQQLFTDPGYLAKVAAGGPTDSRRWRLLLLEDSDDLIRADGMTATTQQLSRLLNLTDGLLGQGGNVIVAVTTNEKIGRLHPAVLRPGRCMAQIEVGPLPYEQATQWLGSATGVGAYGATLAELLALRDGKPAVATPSAPPSSGFYL; this is encoded by the coding sequence ATGCTCGACGGCCGAATCCCCAGCGGCGGTGCCGGCGAACACACCGGTCCCCTGGGTCGCATCCTCCACTTCGACGACATGGACGTGCCGTCCGACGTCGTCGACGCTCTGGCGCTGTCCAGTTTCGTCTCCGGCGACCAGCCGTGGGCGCGGACGAAGCGCCTCGACCGCGTACGTGCTGACGCCAGCCTGCTCCCAGCCGGCGCCAAGCTCGCCCGGGTCGCGGTCGACGAGGGCCGCGACGCCCGCCTCGCGATCGGCGAGGGTTGGACGGTCCGCGCGGTCCGCTGGCGCACCGGTGGCGCCTCCGTCACCGTCACCGCGACGACCGAGGACCTGGCCGAGTCAGTACTGGCCGAGTGTGTCGCCGGCGCGGCCGAGCCGCCCAAGGTCGACACCAGCGAGGTGGAGATCGGCTTCTGGCACCAGTCGCAGATGGGCCCGACGCGCACGGCCCGCAACGTGGCCTGCGACGAATGGACGGCGATCCGCGACAACTACGAGAAGACCGCCGGCGAGGCGATCGACCGCTTGACGGACCTCACCCCCGCCACCGTCAACGGCCGGCTGCTGATCATGCACGGCAGCCCCGGCACGGGTAAGACCACCGCGCTGCGGGCGCTGGCCCGCGCCTGGCGGGACTGGTGCCAGGTCGACTTCGTGATCGACCCGCAGCAGCTGTTCACGGACCCGGGCTACCTGGCAAAGGTCGCGGCCGGCGGGCCGACGGACAGCCGCCGCTGGCGACTGCTCCTCCTCGAGGACAGCGACGACCTGATCCGCGCCGACGGCATGACCGCCACCACCCAGCAGCTGTCGCGCCTGCTCAACCTGACCGACGGCCTGCTCGGCCAAGGCGGCAACGTGATCGTCGCGGTGACCACCAACGAGAAGATCGGCCGCCTGCACCCCGCGGTGCTGCGTCCGGGCCGCTGCATGGCCCAGATCGAGGTCGGACCGCTGCCCTACGAGCAGGCCACGCAGTGGCTGGGCTCCGCAACAGGCGTCGGCGCGTACGGCGCGACGCTCGCGGAACTGCTGGCGCTGCGCGACGGCAAGCCCGCGGTGGCGACCCCGTCCGCGCCGCCCTCCAGCGGCTTCTACCTCTGA
- the galE gene encoding UDP-glucose 4-epimerase GalE, with translation MKLLVTGGAGYIGSVVVHQLLDAGHTVEVIDDLSTGHVGSLPGEVMLHKRDLHEVGEILTGDAGFDGVLHFAAKIAAGESVERPEIYWNTNVGGSLALLDAMRRAGVQRLVFSSTAAVYGNPSTLPITEQAPVAPTNPYGWTKLAVDMAIAHAVKAHQLGATSLRYFNVAGAALDGPIPLGECHEPETHLIPAALEVAAGLRPSLRIFGGDYPTRDGTCVRDYIHVEDLAAAHLLALEAIDPGRHKIYNLGNGKGFSNLQIVEMVRQVTGEEVKVSPAPRRAGDPATLIASSVRARAELGWVAAKPDLASIVGDAWTYFQQRRIAGSTG, from the coding sequence ATGAAGTTGCTCGTGACCGGCGGTGCCGGCTACATCGGGTCCGTCGTCGTGCATCAACTGCTCGACGCCGGCCACACGGTCGAGGTCATCGACGACCTGTCGACCGGGCACGTCGGCTCCCTGCCGGGCGAGGTGATGCTGCACAAACGCGATCTGCACGAGGTCGGCGAGATCCTCACCGGGGACGCCGGCTTCGACGGCGTGCTGCACTTCGCCGCCAAGATCGCGGCCGGTGAGTCGGTGGAGCGGCCGGAGATCTACTGGAACACCAACGTCGGCGGCTCGCTGGCGCTGCTCGACGCGATGCGCCGGGCCGGCGTCCAACGGCTGGTGTTCAGCTCCACCGCCGCCGTCTATGGCAACCCGAGCACGCTTCCGATCACCGAGCAGGCACCGGTCGCGCCGACCAACCCGTACGGCTGGACCAAGCTCGCCGTCGACATGGCCATCGCGCACGCGGTCAAGGCGCATCAGCTCGGCGCAACCAGCCTGCGCTACTTCAACGTCGCCGGAGCCGCGCTCGACGGGCCGATCCCGCTCGGCGAATGCCACGAGCCGGAGACCCACCTGATCCCGGCCGCGCTGGAGGTCGCCGCCGGCCTGCGCCCGAGCCTGCGGATCTTTGGCGGCGACTACCCGACCCGCGACGGCACCTGCGTGCGCGACTACATCCACGTCGAGGATCTCGCCGCCGCCCACCTGCTGGCCCTGGAGGCCATCGACCCGGGCCGACACAAGATCTACAACTTGGGCAACGGCAAGGGGTTCTCCAACCTGCAGATCGTCGAGATGGTGCGCCAGGTGACCGGCGAGGAGGTGAAGGTCTCACCCGCTCCGCGCCGCGCCGGCGACCCCGCTACGCTCATCGCGTCGTCGGTCCGGGCACGCGCTGAGCTGGGCTGGGTCGCCGCGAAGCCCGACCTGGCATCGATCGTGGGGGACGCATGGACCTACTTCCAGCAGCGCCGCATCGCCGGCTCAACCGGCTGA
- a CDS encoding metalloregulator ArsR/SmtB family transcription factor translates to MPVDAFAVLAEPARRRILDELRVADRSVGELVVALTISQPTVSKHLRVLRDAGFVSSRTAAQQRIYHVEPAQFVALDEWLVPYRRLWTTHLDKLARHLDAMEQ, encoded by the coding sequence GTGCCTGTTGACGCCTTCGCCGTGTTGGCCGAGCCTGCCCGCCGCCGGATCCTCGACGAGCTGCGGGTCGCCGACCGGAGCGTGGGCGAGCTGGTCGTCGCGCTGACGATCAGCCAGCCGACGGTCTCCAAACACCTCAGGGTGCTGCGCGACGCAGGATTCGTCTCGTCCCGCACCGCTGCGCAGCAGCGCATCTACCACGTCGAGCCGGCCCAGTTCGTGGCCCTCGACGAATGGCTCGTGCCCTACCGTCGACTGTGGACGACACATCTCGACAAGCTGGCGCGCCATCTCGACGCGATGGAGCAGTGA
- a CDS encoding AMP-binding protein, producing the protein MSAAHTLFTLGRRGLLTPGSPRRLALQLRALRRWGFGVGGSLLSAAARSPSRVALIDDAGALTYGSLRDQVVGVASRLPVSAGDRVGVLCRNHRGFVLSVAALSLRGADAVLINTGFSAAQIEAVVRDHGLKLVVHDPSFEVSGPALVSTLLSGSVSGSSSAAGPLDASMGAAALPEAGSSSASGPLPDPSSPAVDTAASPEAGSSSASGPLPDPSSPAVGTAASPEAGSSSASGPLASLSDRLGTGSLAPPERPGRTVVLTSGTTGTPKGARRPNPGGLGPLVSILDRIPVRAGARILIPAPLFHTWGYAALQLALGLRASVVLMPRFSPESLVDLATRHACSAVFAVPVMLERLLETKRVLPPCVRVVAVSGSALPGDLATRFMDTNGDVLYNLYGSTEVSWASVATPAELRRTPGTAGRPPRGTRVAILSAAGTPVAPGTVGRIFVGNDMLFEGYAGHASVESHDGMLSTGDLGFVDSAGLLTVSGRADDMVISGGENVFPSAVEDLLSTLPGVREAAVVGVPDAEFGQRLAAFVVTHDGVTLTADEVRDYVRRVGARFAVPRDVRFVTELPRTTTGKVMKRALLND; encoded by the coding sequence GTGAGTGCGGCCCACACACTGTTCACCCTCGGGCGCCGGGGGTTGTTGACCCCCGGCTCGCCGCGGCGTCTCGCTTTGCAGTTGAGGGCGCTGCGGCGGTGGGGGTTCGGGGTTGGTGGGTCGCTTTTGTCGGCGGCTGCGCGGTCGCCGTCGCGGGTGGCGCTGATCGACGATGCGGGTGCGCTGACCTATGGTTCGCTGCGCGACCAGGTGGTCGGTGTGGCCTCGCGGCTGCCTGTCTCCGCCGGTGATCGGGTGGGGGTGTTGTGCCGCAACCATCGTGGGTTCGTGTTGTCGGTGGCGGCGCTGTCGCTGCGCGGGGCCGACGCTGTTTTGATCAACACGGGCTTCTCGGCGGCGCAGATCGAGGCCGTTGTGCGGGACCACGGGTTGAAGCTCGTAGTGCACGACCCGTCGTTCGAGGTCAGTGGGCCGGCGCTGGTGTCGACGTTGCTGTCCGGCTCGGTCTCTGGATCCTCCTCGGCGGCCGGTCCGCTCGACGCTTCTATGGGTGCGGCGGCTTTGCCGGAGGCGGGCTCGTCCTCAGCCTCCGGTCCGCTGCCGGACCCTTCGTCGCCAGCTGTGGACACGGCGGCTTCGCCGGAGGCGGGCTCGTCCTCAGCCTCCGGGCCGCTCCCGGACCCTTCGTCGCCAGCTGTGGGCACGGCGGCTTCGCCGGAGGCGGGCTCGTCCTCAGCCTCTGGTCCGCTCGCATCGCTATCTGATCGTCTCGGCACCGGATCGTTGGCGCCGCCGGAGCGGCCTGGGCGGACCGTCGTGCTCACGTCGGGGACGACTGGGACGCCCAAGGGTGCCCGGCGGCCGAATCCCGGTGGGCTGGGGCCGTTGGTCTCGATCCTCGATCGCATTCCGGTGCGGGCCGGCGCCCGGATCCTGATCCCCGCGCCGTTGTTCCACACCTGGGGTTACGCGGCTTTGCAGCTGGCGCTGGGGCTGCGCGCCTCGGTGGTGCTGATGCCGCGGTTCTCTCCGGAGTCCCTTGTGGACCTCGCCACCCGGCACGCGTGCTCAGCCGTCTTCGCCGTGCCGGTGATGCTCGAGCGGCTGCTGGAGACGAAACGGGTGCTGCCGCCGTGCGTACGCGTGGTGGCGGTGAGTGGTTCGGCCCTGCCCGGGGATCTGGCCACGCGCTTCATGGACACGAACGGCGACGTCCTCTACAACCTCTACGGGTCGACCGAGGTGTCCTGGGCCTCCGTCGCGACACCGGCCGAGTTGCGCCGGACGCCGGGCACCGCGGGCCGGCCGCCGCGCGGCACCCGGGTGGCCATCCTGTCCGCCGCCGGAACGCCGGTCGCGCCGGGCACCGTCGGCCGGATCTTCGTGGGCAACGACATGCTTTTCGAGGGGTACGCCGGACACGCCTCCGTCGAGTCCCACGACGGGATGCTGTCGACCGGCGATCTCGGGTTCGTGGACTCCGCGGGGCTGCTCACGGTGTCCGGCCGCGCGGACGACATGGTCATCTCCGGCGGCGAGAACGTGTTCCCGTCGGCGGTCGAGGACCTGTTGTCGACGTTGCCCGGGGTGCGGGAGGCGGCGGTGGTGGGCGTGCCGGACGCCGAGTTCGGGCAACGGTTGGCGGCGTTCGTGGTGACGCATGACGGGGTGACGTTGACGGCGGACGAGGTGCGCGATTACGTGCGTCGGGTGGGCGCCCGGTTCGCGGTGCCGCGAGACGTCCGTTTCGTGACTGAGCTGCCGCGTACGACGACTGGCAAGGTCATGAAGCGCGCTCTGCTGAACGACTGA
- a CDS encoding UDP-glucose--hexose-1-phosphate uridylyltransferase, with product MDLLPAAPHRRLNRLTGEWVLVSPHRTARPWQGQVEETTSEKRPEYDPSCYLCPGNTRAGGVKTPVYDSTYVFDNDFAALLPDASGGGVDNGLLVARPERGICRVVCFSPRHDLTLGDMSQPALRTVVDTWADQTTALGEIDWVDHVQIFENRGAMMGASNPHPHGQIWATESLPNEPAKELAQQSSYEGDCLLCDYLAAELSDGTRIVDSNEQFVSLVPFWAVWPFETLVLPRDHHGSLTDLDGATRDGLADILGKVTRRYDRLFGITFPYSMGFHQRPTDGGEHPKAHLHAHFYPPLLRSATVRKFMVGFELLAQPQRDITPESAAQRLRDLDTD from the coding sequence ATGGACCTACTTCCAGCAGCGCCGCATCGCCGGCTCAACCGGCTGACCGGCGAATGGGTCCTGGTTTCCCCGCACCGCACCGCTCGGCCATGGCAGGGCCAGGTCGAGGAGACGACGAGCGAAAAGCGCCCTGAGTACGACCCGTCGTGCTACCTCTGCCCCGGCAACACCCGCGCCGGCGGTGTCAAGACGCCGGTGTACGACTCGACGTACGTATTCGACAACGACTTCGCCGCCCTGCTGCCCGACGCGTCGGGCGGCGGAGTCGACAACGGCTTGCTGGTCGCCCGTCCGGAGCGGGGCATCTGCCGCGTCGTCTGCTTCTCCCCGCGGCACGACTTGACGCTCGGCGACATGTCGCAGCCCGCGCTGCGGACCGTGGTCGACACCTGGGCCGACCAGACCACCGCGCTGGGTGAGATCGACTGGGTCGACCACGTGCAGATCTTCGAGAACCGCGGCGCGATGATGGGCGCCAGCAACCCCCACCCGCACGGCCAGATCTGGGCGACCGAGAGCCTGCCCAACGAGCCGGCCAAGGAGCTCGCGCAACAGTCTTCCTACGAGGGCGACTGCCTGCTCTGCGACTACCTGGCCGCGGAGCTCAGCGACGGCACCCGGATCGTCGACAGCAACGAGCAGTTCGTTTCGCTCGTCCCGTTCTGGGCGGTCTGGCCGTTCGAGACGCTGGTGCTGCCGCGCGACCACCACGGCTCACTGACCGACCTCGACGGCGCGACGCGCGACGGGCTGGCCGACATCCTGGGCAAGGTCACCCGGCGGTACGACCGGCTGTTCGGCATCACGTTCCCCTACTCGATGGGCTTCCACCAGCGGCCCACTGACGGCGGCGAGCACCCGAAGGCGCACCTGCACGCCCACTTCTACCCGCCACTGCTGCGGTCGGCCACGGTCCGCAAGTTCATGGTCGGTTTCGAGCTGCTGGCCCAGCCACAGCGCGACATCACGCCCGAGAGTGCCGCCCAGCGGCTGCGTGACCTCGACACAGATTGA
- a CDS encoding DUF1801 domain-containing protein: protein MTDDERDELIAMVRRVQPDFDEAVKWGRRTFTVDGDWHHWVCAVTPQKIVFHKGALLADPDGLLTGSGAYVREVSAAAARAAPAAVESLVREAVKRQRDMV, encoded by the coding sequence ATGACTGACGACGAGCGCGACGAGTTGATCGCCATGGTGCGGCGGGTCCAGCCTGACTTCGACGAGGCCGTGAAGTGGGGCCGGCGCACGTTCACGGTCGACGGCGACTGGCACCACTGGGTCTGCGCCGTGACGCCGCAGAAGATCGTGTTTCACAAGGGCGCGCTGTTGGCCGACCCGGATGGGCTACTCACCGGCTCCGGCGCCTATGTCCGCGAGGTCTCCGCCGCGGCGGCTCGGGCGGCGCCCGCAGCCGTGGAGTCGCTGGTGCGTGAGGCGGTGAAGCGTCAGCGCGATATGGTCTGA
- a CDS encoding SRPBCC family protein codes for MKSYEPSPLADVRAEQAIDGRWTLVFVRDFPHPPTRVWRALTEPAELTEWAPYTADRNLSTLGPAKLTMIDGEERVDIPVEVTDVDPERALVYTWDTDLLRWQLTPTAIGTRLTLHHTVNDPSWISQVAAGWHICLDVADHLLADDPIGPIRGNAARAYGWEPLRDAYATKLDIPTEDNA; via the coding sequence ATGAAGAGCTACGAACCCAGCCCACTGGCGGACGTACGCGCCGAGCAGGCGATCGACGGCCGCTGGACCCTCGTGTTCGTCCGGGATTTCCCGCACCCACCGACACGCGTGTGGCGCGCGCTGACGGAGCCGGCGGAGCTGACCGAGTGGGCGCCGTACACGGCCGACCGCAACCTTTCCACGCTGGGCCCGGCCAAGCTGACGATGATCGACGGCGAAGAGCGGGTCGACATCCCCGTGGAGGTCACCGACGTCGACCCCGAGCGAGCGCTGGTCTACACCTGGGACACCGACCTGCTGCGCTGGCAGCTGACGCCCACCGCGATCGGCACCCGCCTGACCCTCCACCACACGGTCAACGACCCGTCCTGGATCAGCCAGGTCGCCGCCGGCTGGCACATCTGCCTGGACGTCGCCGACCACCTCCTGGCCGACGACCCCATCGGCCCGATCCGCGGCAACGCGGCCCGCGCCTACGGCTGGGAACCCCTACGCGACGCCTACGCCACGAAGCTCGACATCCCGACCGAGGACAACGCATAG
- a CDS encoding NUDIX hydrolase, with protein sequence MDHVNAGLWLPPGGHVEPGEDPAETARREAHEELGLDVTVTEPIFVTVTVTVGMDRGHTDVSLWYPIAVAKDQPLVLDDHEFAGARWWSRDEYDSADPARFDPHFGRFLRKLRHS encoded by the coding sequence GTGGATCACGTGAACGCCGGGCTGTGGCTGCCGCCGGGCGGGCACGTCGAACCCGGCGAAGACCCGGCGGAAACGGCCCGCCGCGAGGCGCACGAGGAACTGGGGCTCGACGTCACCGTCACCGAGCCGATCTTCGTCACCGTCACGGTCACGGTCGGCATGGATCGCGGGCACACCGACGTGAGCCTGTGGTACCCGATCGCGGTCGCCAAGGACCAGCCGCTCGTCCTCGACGACCACGAGTTCGCCGGCGCGCGCTGGTGGTCGAGGGACGAGTACGACAGCGCCGACCCGGCCCGCTTCGACCCTCACTTCGGCCGCTTTCTGCGGAAACTGCGGCACAGCTAG
- a CDS encoding SDR family oxidoreductase translates to MSRMVVVSGGGTGIGRALAASCAKDGDAVVIVGRRADVLTAAAAEIGAHAIVADVGEVSEAERVAAEVGERFGRVDVLVNNAGGNAALTLPESGEAGAVARASAAWAANLRSNVLTAVHLTEALRDLLADNARVVLLSSIAAFRGSGSGSYGGSKAALHPYAIDLAAALGPRGITVNVVAPGYTADTEFFAGTMTSQRHEMLVGQALNKRAGHTDDVAATIRWLTSPDAGHVTAQIIQVNGGALPGR, encoded by the coding sequence ATGTCACGGATGGTGGTAGTCAGCGGCGGCGGCACCGGCATCGGCCGGGCGCTGGCCGCATCATGCGCGAAGGACGGCGACGCGGTGGTGATCGTCGGCCGCCGGGCCGACGTGCTGACCGCGGCGGCAGCGGAGATCGGGGCGCACGCGATCGTCGCCGATGTCGGCGAGGTGAGCGAAGCCGAGCGAGTGGCGGCGGAGGTGGGCGAACGCTTCGGCCGGGTCGACGTGCTGGTCAACAACGCCGGCGGCAACGCCGCGCTGACCCTGCCGGAGTCCGGCGAGGCCGGCGCGGTGGCGCGGGCATCGGCCGCGTGGGCGGCCAACCTACGGTCCAATGTGCTGACCGCGGTCCACCTGACCGAGGCCCTACGTGACCTGCTCGCCGACAACGCCCGCGTGGTGCTCCTGAGCTCCATCGCGGCCTTCCGCGGCTCGGGTTCGGGTTCCTACGGCGGCAGCAAGGCCGCCCTGCACCCCTACGCGATCGACCTGGCCGCGGCGCTCGGGCCCCGCGGGATCACCGTCAACGTGGTCGCGCCCGGCTACACGGCTGACACCGAGTTCTTCGCGGGCACCATGACGAGCCAACGGCACGAGATGCTGGTCGGCCAGGCGCTCAACAAGCGCGCCGGCCACACCGACGACGTGGCGGCGACGATCCGCTGGTTGACCTCCCCCGACGCCGGCCACGTGACCGCACAGATCATCCAGGTGAACGGAGGTGCGCTACCAGGCCGTTGA
- a CDS encoding SDR family oxidoreductase gives MLEQKTAIVYGGGGAIGGEIARVFAAQGARVHLAGRTGAALAAVAADIATFGRRPAEAAVLDVLDEAAVNAFAAQVGPVDICVNAVGLDGGAQGLPLIEMSADAVVQPIADAARAAFTIAKSAAAHMTDGVIIMLSAPMARVPVATTGPFGSASAAVETMARQLAAELGPRGTRVVCLRLTGIPETATRLGSLTERMWRDAALRLGLSFEEIVEAAGAGSPLGRPLTVARVAELAAFVASDRSTALTGTVLNATGGAVVD, from the coding sequence ATGCTCGAGCAGAAAACAGCCATCGTGTACGGCGGTGGCGGTGCGATCGGCGGCGAGATAGCTCGCGTTTTCGCAGCTCAAGGCGCTCGTGTCCACCTGGCGGGACGGACCGGCGCGGCCTTGGCCGCGGTGGCCGCCGACATCGCCACATTCGGTCGCCGGCCGGCCGAGGCCGCCGTGCTGGATGTGCTCGACGAGGCTGCGGTGAACGCGTTCGCGGCTCAGGTCGGTCCGGTGGACATCTGTGTCAACGCGGTCGGCCTCGACGGCGGCGCCCAGGGCCTCCCGTTGATCGAAATGAGCGCGGACGCGGTTGTCCAGCCGATCGCGGACGCCGCCCGAGCCGCCTTCACCATCGCGAAATCCGCGGCCGCCCACATGACCGACGGCGTGATCATCATGCTGTCGGCGCCGATGGCCCGGGTGCCGGTCGCCACGACAGGTCCCTTCGGCAGCGCCTCCGCGGCGGTGGAGACGATGGCCCGGCAACTGGCGGCCGAACTCGGGCCCCGTGGCACACGGGTGGTCTGTCTTCGGCTGACCGGGATCCCGGAAACGGCGACGCGGCTCGGCTCGCTGACCGAACGCATGTGGCGCGACGCCGCGCTCCGCCTGGGCCTGTCGTTCGAGGAGATCGTCGAGGCCGCTGGCGCTGGGAGCCCGCTCGGTCGCCCGCTGACGGTGGCGCGGGTGGCCGAACTGGCCGCGTTCGTGGCGTCGGACCGGTCCACCGCCCTGACCGGCACGGTGCTGAACGCCACCGGCGGCGCCGTGGTCGACTGA